The following proteins are co-located in the Solanum pennellii chromosome 1, SPENNV200 genome:
- the LOC107027209 gene encoding NAC domain-containing protein 104: protein MGDSNVKLPPGFRFYPTDEELVVHFLQRKAALLPCHPDVIPDLNLYPYDPWDLDGKAMVEGNKWYFYSRRTQSRITENGYWKSLGVDEPIFSTGHSNNNVGMKKYYAFYLGELPEGVKTNWVMQEFSLNSESSSGSSRSSSKRRTRSKIDYSGWVICRVYEHNYDNDDDDNGPELSCLDEVFLSLDDLDEISLPH, encoded by the exons atggGAGATAGTAATGTGAAGTTGCCACCTGGATTTCGATTTTACCCAACAGATGAAGAATTAGTTGTTCATTTTCTTCAACGCAAAGCTGCTCTTTTACCTTGCCATCCTGATGTCATTCCTGATCTTAATCTTTACCCTTATGATCCTTGGGACTTAGATG GAAAAGCAATGGTAGAAGGAAATAAATGGTATTTCTATAGCAGGAGAACACAGAGTAGAATCACTGAAAATGGATATTGGAAATCATTAGGAGTTGATGAACCAATATTTTCAACTGGTCACAGTAATAATAATGTTGGTATGAAGAAATATTATGCTTTTTATCTAGGTGAGCTACCAGAAGGTGTCAAAACAAATTGGGTAATGCAAGAATTCAGTCTTAATTCTGAATCTTCTTCTGGAAGTAGTCGTTCATCTTCTAAAAGAAGAACCCGTTCCAAAATT GACTATAGTGGATGGGTAATCTGTCGTGTATACGAACACAattatgataatgatgatgatgataatggaCCGGAGCTATCATGCTTGGATGAAGTTTTTCTATCACTAGATGATCTTGATGAAATTAGTTTACCGCACTag
- the LOC107006063 gene encoding uncharacterized protein LOC107006063, giving the protein MITSIDPNKNKMYRVPDVDLTRSDTTLRLDCFGYGGNECVRFGGSGTNSGSHVMQQNAIDDGCKLVLGLGPTPTICSNDYYPGGSSKNKGFTALLNQGQFSESDSILKLGLSGSTGEISNALDFSAITQSTAGAPHHIDQLSSDGKRPTVPILDEGSTSAKKSGGYMPSLLLAPRIENSQLSFQNKEVSELGAKSHFHLPELSSEPSCISDYSMSNLSEPTTMATSSRKMTNPKRCKFPGCCKGARGATGLCIGHGGGQRCQKPGCNKGSESRTAYCKAHGGGKRCEHLGCTKSAEGKTDYCIAHGGGRRCGFPQGCTRAARGKSGLCIKHGGGKRCNVEGCTRSAEGKVGLCISHGGGRRCQFPSCSKGAQGSTLFCKAHGGGKRCIFAGCTKGAEGSTPLCKAHGGGKRCLFDGGGICPKSVHGGTNFCVAHGGGKRCSVPGCTKSARGRTDCCVRHGGGKRCKFENCEKSAQGSTDFCKAHGGGKRCSWGEGKCEKFARGRGGLCAAHSSLLHGRNTNKGGMIGPGLFHGLVPAASPIKSTFENNRSSSMVSMVSDSVHSLNKPAERQLLIPPQVLVPLSMKASLTCSEKLDDRSINLGIGRSNTNSNFEFVVPEGRVHGGGLMTLLGGNLKNAIM; this is encoded by the coding sequence ATGATCACATCCATTGATCCTAATAAGAACAAAATGTACCGTGTTCCAGATGTTGATCTCACAAGGAGTGATACTACATTAAGATTAGATTGCTTTGGTTATGGAGGAAATGAGTGTGTCAGATTTGGAGGTAGTGGAACCAATAGCGGAAGCCATGTTATGCAACAGAATGCTATTGATGATGGATGTAAATTGGTCCTTGGTTTGGGGCCAACACCTACAATATGTTCTAACGACTATTATCCTGGTGGatctagtaaaaataaaggGTTTACAGCCTTGTTGAATCAGGGACAATTCTCTGAGAGTGATTCTATCCTCAAACTTGGCCTCTCAGGGAGCACCGGTGAAATTTCTAATGCACTTGACTTTTCGGCTATCACTCAGAGTACTGCTGGTGCACCTCATCATATCGATCAGCTGTCTTCGGATGGTAAAAGGCCGACGGTCCCTATCCTGGACGAAGGTTCAACATCAGCCAAGAAGTCTGGTGGGTACATGCCTTCACTTCTTTTGGCTCCAAGAATTGAGAACAGCCAACTATCCTTCCAAAATAAGGAAGTTTCAGAGCTGGGTGCAAAATCCCATTTCCATCTCCCTGAGCTGAGCTCTGAGCCTTCTTGTATCTCTGACTACTCAATGAGTAACCTCTCTGAACCAACGACAATGGCTACATCCTCACGCAAGATGACCAATCCCAAGAGATGCAAGTTTCCAGGATGCTGCAAAGGAGCTCGAGGAGCGACAGGTCTCTGCATTGGGCATGGCGGAGGACAGAGATGCCAGAAACCTGGATGCAACAAAGGTTCCGAGAGTAGGACTGCATACTGCAAGGCCCATGGAGGAGGGAAGAGGTGTGAACACTTGGGATGCACTAAAAGTGCAGAAGGTAAGACCGACTACTGCATAGCACATGGTGGTGGAAGGCGTTGTGGCTTTCCTCAAGGTTGCACTAGAGCAGCACGTGGCAAGTCAGGCCTTTGCATCAAGCATGGTGGAGGTAAGAGGTGCAATGTGGAAGGATGCACCCGTAGTGCTGAGGGTAAAGTTGGGTTGTGCATTTCACATGGTGGTGGACGCCGTTGCCAATTCCCTAGTTGTTCAAAAGGTGCACAGGGGAGCACTTTGTTCTGCAAAGCACATGGTGGTGGAAAGCGTTGCATCTTTGCTGGCTGCACCAAAGGAGCTGAAGGGAGTACACCTCTTTGCAAAGCACATGGGGGTGGAAAGCGGTGTCTCTTTGATGGTGGTGGTATCTGCCCCAAAAGTGTACACGGAGGCACAAACTTTTGTGTTGCCCATGGTGGTGGGAAGAGGTGTTCTGTTCCAGGATGCACCAAGAGTGCTCGAGGGCGTACTGATTGTTGTGTTAGGCATGGAGGAGGGAAACGCTGCAAGTTTGAAAACTGCGAAAAGAGTGCTCAAGGTAGCACCGACTTTTGCAAGGCTCATGGTGGTGGTAAGCGTTGCAGCTGGGGAGAGGGGAAATGCGAGAAGTTTGCTAGGGGCAGAGGAGGGCTATGTGCTGCTCATAGCAGCTTGTTACATGGGAGGAATACGAATAAAGGAGGCATGATTGGACCAGGACTTTTCCATGGACTGGTCCCTGCTGCCTCCCCTATAAAGAGCACTTTTGAGAACAATCGTTCTTCGTCTATGGTGAGCATGGTATCAGATTCAGTTCATTCGCTCAATAAGCCAGCTGAACGGCAGCTACTTATACCACCACAGGTATTGGTACCCTTGTCAATGAAGGCCTCACTAACTTGTTCAGAGAAGCTGGATGACAGAAGCATCAACCTTGGGATTGGAAGAAGCAACACAAACAGCAACTTTGAGTTTGTTGtcccagagggcagagttcatgGTGGTGGCCTAATGACTTTGCTTGGGGGAAACCTGAAAAATGCaataatgtga